The Daphnia magna isolate NIES linkage group LG6, ASM2063170v1.1, whole genome shotgun sequence genome segment AGATTGACATGagcaacagaaaaagaaaaaacaaaacatttttcttattgGTTTGCTGGTTTGTGCCAACAGACATTTTCAACTTCAATTGTTGCTGCAAGTTGTTCTAGATGTTCACAGGTCTTCAAAAGTGCGCTATTAAAAATAGCAATCACCATTGAGGGCCGTGACTGCTGCGTGTAAGATAATGACGAGTATGTGTACGACGAGACGGACGTGTTGGTGCAAATGTCTTGGGGCACGAACGTCTCACTAAAGAAACATGAACAACAATGAAAATGGTCGTGAGCACGACAAATCGGCCCTCGCTGTTTGCGttcgaaaatgaaaagacTCGAATAATAACAGCGTGTTTAATGAGCTGTTTAAAATGATGTCACCCCTGAAATAAAAAAGCCAAGGTTAAGCTTTAAAACAGCGATCATTTTGAATGCGGCTATTTCGTAGTTTGTTTCATATATACACGATTCCCTGTAATCTCTTTACGCGCTCCATTGTACACAGTTAAACATTCAAGGACGAAacaatgtttaaaaaaaaacaaaaacaaaagctcGAGCATTAATTTTGCGAACAGTAATTCAAACGGAAGCTCTGTGTGTTATGTTCACAGAGATCTATGTCAGAAGGTGTTAGCTTTCCGCGACCAAGGTAATCGGATCTTTTTACGAGTTTTTCAGTTCCCCAGAGAAGCAATGTTCCAGGTTTTTCCGTGAATTCGTGTGCCACGTCAGAATTGCGACATCAGAAGCGGTATGTCGATGGTTGATTGAAACGAAGGGGATTTCTTTGTGGCAAGTTGCGTGGGAATAAGTTTAATTAATCTATTATATATAAACAGTTCAATGTCCTAATTATTCAGTAGCCATGGGCTGTAACTTAATGATATTTGTCGAGCTCCGATTAATCAACCGATGGACATCATTTTCCCCCGTCCGCACGCGTTATAACCGTACGAATTTCGCCAGAAGTTCTTGTTCTTGCCAAGGACACGAATTCATTTCTGTAACCATGGAAATCTAGGGTAAAATCTCGCAGATCAGACAGGTGTGTGTAATTGTCCGTGtcagggttttcttttttaaaaaacatacaAGAAAATCCCCATGTACTTTATGTTGATCCTCAAAgtcattttgaaaatcgttACGACGCACATTTGTATATATAGCGAACgcgaagaaaaacgaaatgaaatgttgaacaaaaaatatatatgtatattgcagTGGTCTCTGTTGCGAAGTGACCGCGCCCTGTGCACATCTTCGCCGGAGGGGATCCAAAGAGAGTCACCAGCAAAGAAGGCAACCGACTTTGCAAGGTAACGGATGTAGCCTTGCCGTTTGACTTGCTCCAAGGTAATCAAGTCATTTTCGGATCAATCTCTCACTCTTCCCTTGTTTGTTCTACatcggttttttgtttgttttgtttttccctgaCGTCCGCATTGTTTCCCATAGGATAAAATGCATAATTATAGATCCGCATTTCCGGAAATGTTCGGCAACAACAACCCACTTCGCTATAAAGAGGAAAATAGAGAAACAAATGGCCATGAAATTACGTTCGTACATGACAAGGTACAAAAGTTGGCACATGTcattagtaaaaaaaattggttgaCAAAGAATTCTTTGTTGCCGTTGGTCAATCAAATGTCCCTGCGCAGTCAGAAGGGACGGCGTGACTTCCAGATCCGATAATCAACGGCGCGTGCAACCAAAACGTGACACGCAAACCAACGCCCTTGCCGAGGTGTGTAAGCAAATTTACTGACTTCCACTGTCCGTTGGAAGGAGATAAGAAGAAAAGCCACGTCGTGGccaatgtttttgtttgtatttctaCGCCCGCTTAATAACTAGATGCCAATTGTGAAAGACGAGCGATGGTACGAACGTCGTTAACCAAATTAGCATGTGCGACGGGAATGTTTTTCTCTGTACATGGATGTGGCATTTGCCTGTCATTCTGAAACTCATATCCGTCTCGTGTTATTGACGATGGCGGTTTCGCTGCGGAATTCATCAATAAACATAGTCGGCTTCTTGCATATCGGTACGGCCGACCGCATCCGGCATTGCTTTACGACTTTGGGCTCTTCCGCATGCACGGAATAAGAATATCCAGAACGGTGGCTGAATCGTGTCACAATCAAAGTGTTACGCATGACAGATGACGGTGCATTTTATGTCTCGATTAGATCAAAAGAAACGAGGCCCAGTAAATGAAAAAGTACATTCAACAGCTTGCCCTTGATCCAATTCGTTATTCAAACTGACAGATCGTAGGTAGATGTAACCGATATGGCACTCACGAACGGTGTAGGCTCATTACAGACTACCGTGCTAGATCCACTCTATAGATACTATGGGTAACACACGTCAGCTGCAGAATTGAACGAGGCCAATGTGCACGTACCAACTCTATTTGATGGCTTTTATGGAAACGCAGCAAAAATATAACTGAGTTGcactgtaattttttttaatgtgtttttttttttttttgggggtgttCAACTCCATTGATTTCTGAAAGAGATTGTAAGACAAGAGGGGAaggcaaaaaaagaacagaaaaaaaaatcttatttaGTGTAGGGGATATCCTTGCATGATTGCACCCTGGAGAACGCAATAcaattgaaaacatttttcttaaattcCTTTGTCTCCTATACTTCGTCAAGCAATGTTAGTCTCTATTGGGAGGGGTTCTTTGGGTGAACTGAAGGTATTAGTCCAACAATCAATCTGTGTATTTAGAGGCAATTAAGAATTCAAAAATCctggttgttttgtttgcttcGCCTCTTCATCCGTAAAAACAAGAAGACGGACATTTTCAACTGCTAAATAACACCTCGGTAATTTATGGTAGGTAAAAGCGAGCAAACCTGCCATTATCTACAGAAATGAGAGTGTGTTTCAACAATCGTCTGAAATTACTTTGGAGAAAATAGAACTGAAAGAAGAAAGTGAATAGGTGCTGTGAAATCGAAAACAATAAAGGCCATAAATCTTTGGTTCGCAGCGTTCCTATCTATGGTGTATAATTATAGTCTAGttattaaaatatttgtttaatTATACCTGGGGGTAAACGAACAaatgtcgatttcggatggctgcactcgGTGGAGTAGCCAGTGCACACTGGCTCGGAGCGAGAAGAGTCATGTGACGTCATGCACTCCACCGGGTTGTCGGAAAATGGAGGATACACTCGAACgcttttttcactttttacgcCGGTGGAGGACGTAACGTAacagacgaaagaaaaaaaggctcctatcactaaacaacacactctctaaattcgtctgctagaaatTGCACTGCACCGCTTGCACTGACTTAAAACGGGCAAAAAAGTGCAGTTTTCGAGTGACCTCGGACGGTGCCGGAGTGCCACTGGAACGTACAAATTCGATGCACCGAAAAAGTGGATTGCACTAAGATTACCACTCGAACAACTTTTTCTCGGGGCAATCGCACCAGAGCAGAAaagtgcagccatccgaaatcgacaaaagaaagaacattCGAGTTGTTCACGCGCAACTGGAGAAACTGCTGCCACCTTACGGAGTTTGATTCAAACAcgagtttttcaaaagaacaTTAGCAGTGGCTTTTGttcgctagatggcattggCTGTTAAACGTCATCTATTGAGAGAAATATCGTAAAAATCGGCATCGGTGGTGTACACATGATCTAGgcagaatccctatcgggaaaatGGCGGGTTTCGGGTCACGCGGGAATCCTCGATATCGTTTAAAAAGTAGCCACAAAATCCTTGCGTTGATAAGGTCCAGTCACTTCTGCTTTTCGTGTATGTGGAAATAGTTGGGGAAAATCCCAACCGCTAAACTATATTGACGTGTTTCGTATGATGACTAAGCTAAGACTACACCACAAACGGAGCAGAAACGAAAACGAACAGTCATCAACATTTGAAATGGCAACGAGCAAATCTGGCATCACAATCAATTTTTGAGGGTAAGCGAGTCAAAACCAACTATAGTCTACATCCGTTTCATAATCAGATAGGATATTCGTTCACGTCATAATGAAAACACGGTAAGCAACAGgattcataattttttctccTGTCTCCTCCCTCGACAGGGCGATAACGTTCTGGTCCTTAAATGCCCGTTTAGTGTCAAATTCTTTGTCTTCTGGTATCGAACAGAGCCCTCCCCCCACCCCCGAATGAGAGAATTTGAACCGATAAAACTATCCAACATTGACGTAAAAGCGTGTAGTGATTCGATTCCGACCACATCTCAAGTGTGAGATAGGGGGAACGAGGCAACGTGACGCACAGAGCGTAATAAATGTATAAATAGGGCTAAGTGGTCCCCAAAACTGATCAGAGATTATTTTCGGCATTGCGTCGACCACTTGTATATTCAAATCCAAGCGGCTGTTCTTGAAGACTTTTGAAAAAGGACATAACATGCAGTTCAAATCCCTCGTACGTTTTGTTTTGAACCATCCCATCATTTTTGGTTTcaaatcatttgaatttttcatgTTTTAGGCGCTACTGATTTTTGCAGCAGGTTCGGTGATGGGTCAATTAGGAATATCACAACTTCACCATCAACACCTATTCGATGCTAGTCCTCCTAGCTCGATGGCTAAATATGCTCACCAACTCGTCCGACTGAACTTCCCGAAACAGCTGGGCATTGAATTGCCCAGCATCGAATTGGACCTTGTCAAGCTTGCCCGTTCGCAGTCCACAAAAAAGACCGTAGCAGCCAAAGTTCTAGGTCACTTTAAAGGTTAGTCTCTTTTGCTTTCTTAGACTCAACAGTTGAGATGACCCTCATCGGTACCGTAGAGTCTTCTTCTAAAGCCTACTTTCATTTGATTGAAATCTTTTACACCTCGCAGGAAAGCACGATTTCAACGACCCGAATAGAATGGCCAAAGTCCTCGGTAAGATCGTGACCCATATTCACCTTCAACCTGACCTTTCTCTTGATAAACAGAAAACTTAAGCTCAGTTCTTTTTTCAACTGTTTTCACGTTAGAAAATGAGACAGACAAAACTGGTAAGGACAAGACCCTCGGCTTCCAGACATCCGCAGGTTTGAACCCGTTCCGGATCAGAGAACATTCTCCagcacaaaagaaaatcaaatttagGGAATACTCTAGCGTTGATGAGAACGAAGAAACTGTCCCTGTGATGATGGAGAAGAACGAACGTGGTCCTCAGCCTCAATTTCCCGGTGAGTCCCAGCAGCAGCAGGCCAGGGCCGCAGTTCCAGCAACCGCAGGCGCCGAGGGTGATCCCTCAAGAAGCGCTAATTACCCAATTTTTTATCTTGTCGCAGCATCgttttgcttcttcttctctggCTAACAATACAGAATCTTGGCAGTCCGTAAACCATTACGTCACAAAGGGGTTCTCAAATTCCAAACGCCGTTCATTACGGAACACAATTCACGGTCAATTAATGTGAAATTAAATCAATCGCTATAGTTCAAACAGACAATCACGGCAGGGTCACGAGTCTCAAAAAAGGAAGCTATTAAACATCAAAACAGGGATAAattaaggaaagaaagaacatTCGAGTCGTTCCACCGCCGCGGGAGAATGTGAACGCACTGCAACAGGACCTGCTGCCACCTCACTGTGGTTCATTCAAACtcggtttttttattttttagataaCTTTAATAGTAGCTTTCATTCGCTAGATGGAATTGTTAATGGGCGGGCTTCGTGTCACACGCGGGAATCCTCGATATCGTTTAAACGTATAGTCTCAAAGCCTTGCGTTGCTGTGGCCCAAGTTCCAGTCACATTTGGGTTATGTTCCTCTTCCCGTATTTTACATGCCTGCGTGATTAATAGCTTGTTGACGTGTGCGGTATGTTATTGTGCCGGGAAGGATTTAAAAGCGAATAATTCATGCAAATCGAGCTGAATATTCATAAGATTAGCGCACATGGAAAtgaacaattgaaaaaaggGTACGTGAAAATTGAACTGGTTTCATCGGATTATCTATTTTGAATTCCATGAATAAATTAACCGTAAGAACACGTACTTGCTTCACGATTATGTATAGCTTGCATTGCGTCAGCTCACATTTCGCAAACTTGCCAAATTCGTTCTCTTACGGCATAATATACATACGTGCATTTCCTTGATTTCCgagaaaggaaaacaacagTCTTTTCTTAGTACATGTAGCGACTTGCTTCCAATTAATTGTTCGATTTCAATACCGGGCCGGCCCATCCCACTTCAAAGagaaatcgaaatcaaaaaacgaaaatgaaactATAAATATTCGCCCTTGGGGGCAAGGCAATGAAAGAACCGAGTGTGGAAACTCGCTCTCTTCATACACAACAAACCCATAGAATTcgaaaacataaaaatcaagtgggaaaaaaaccaaaattaaaaagcGAGAGTGTGCTGTGTAGACTTGCGTAGTctatatttatatttacacaTTATATATTGTAACTGGACACATAAATGGAGAAACAGCAGGTGATGGCAATAGCCGCCGGGCTTCAgatttttattcgaatttttcttgtattttcacATTTTCCCTTAGTTCTTGTTATTTTTGGTCTGATGCCATCGAGTTGTAAAAGGATATCTGGGCCATTTGATCCTCCTCGAGGGCTGCCTGGCTTTTCTTTACTAGTATTTTCTCTCCGTGAAACCCAGCCCAAAATTGTTCGTGTTTTGGACGCGGGACACACAACTATCACGTTTGcctttcttgtatttttttgtttcaaatgcaCGTGTGTTTCAAAGAAGGCGGCTCGCTACCGACGATGAACCGATTGAGAAAGAGGAAACTTTCCCTTTCACGTTACTAGCGGCCAAAAAGAACCAGTCGCATGTGTTTCTGTGTAGGGCAACGGTATAATCACCTGTCTGTCTTTCTCCGTACAATGACAAAGCTTTAGAATATATACATGGGCCTAAATGTATGCATGCAAGAAGAGAAAGGTCTCGTCTTTCCTCAAGAAGTTTTCAAATTTTAGGTCTATCAAGTGTTGGTCTTccattgatttttctttttccagtttCAAAGGGAAAattaacatttcaaatttttaagtGACAGTCCCACGTGCTGCGGACAATCGGTTTATTATTCTCTAGGAGAGAGCGTGTATATGCAACTGGAATTTCTCAACCAGTTCGCATTTCACCCGTTGGCCCAGATTGTTATATACGTCTATAATCTCGACAAAAAAACCAGGTAGAACAAagcaatagttttttttagtttgtgcCTTGATAATCAATACAACGTGAATCAATAAACTTTTACGAAATTTCACTTGGTTTCAATTTCAAAGGGCCTTATGCAATTTTGGTCAAACATTCTAGGCTTTTAATTGCTTATTCTATAGACGTCGAACTGGAATTCTTTAGACGTGTTCTTCGGTGCATTAAGACCAATCCAAGGTGAGCAAGTCAATCAGCCTTTTGTATTCAACCGtttcagaaaaacaaaaacaaaggacAGGCCCTGACGAAAGACAAAAATGTCACAGAGAGTGCACGTCTATGTATAGCAATAATAATATTCGTGCAACCTTCTAGGAACGAATTGGTGTTAACTTGGAGTCTTACACAAAGCGAGAAAAGCCTTGAGCTTTTGTGAGGATTGATCTTTACTCGTTGATGATGTGAATCAGTTCATTTATATTAGCCACTGAAAGATGTGGAAGGTTTCAACCCAACATGGCCATCAAAGCTTTTCagatttcaaattaaaaaaatcaaaaagctTTTCGACGTAGTAATAATGACGAACGCTATAAAACTATTCATTACGTATTTCGTAAGTTGATTATAAATAGACTATAGGCTGTGTACAGTAGAGAGAAACTGGAACAGTCATCAACATTTGAAAACAATGACGATTCAAATCTGGCCTTCCAATCAATTTTTAAGGAAggaaggaatgaaaaaaaaacaaattatccATCCGTTTCACGATCAAATCTTCGTCCACGTCACAATGAAAACTCGGGAAACATcacgattttttgttttcggttaGAATTCTTTGTTGGCTTTCtcctctctccctctctctctttcgctATCAATTGAACAagtctttcatttttgccGTTCCTTTTCCCTGTTTCCCAATCGACCTGACTGCCCGTATATGTCCACAATTGCTAATGCACCAGTCGCCGTTCACCGATAAACAGTTCCTGTTTCCGCACTGTCGCTATCCAAATCCAGGGCGATCACGCACTGGCGTTAAAAAACCTTCgttcaatttctctttttatttattttttttttatttcaaattcttTATCTTCCGGGATTTGGACTGGCCACCCGAATGAGGGAATGTAACCAAGATGGACGTATAAGAGCATGTATTGAATCGACTAATAGCCTTTAATGCCGATAAAATCATCATTGACCTCCTTTTCCCCCTTTGATTCATAATAATGCGACGAACGAATATACTAAAAGACGTTTGTTTAGAGAACGTTCGAGAAAGTTTGGGAGACGGAGAGCGTTCCAGTCACACCGTTGGGGAGAAGCGATTCCCTCGCCCGAACTGCCGTCGTTCGCAAgggcgtgaaaaaaaaacgatcgtgAGTCTACCGGATGACGACATGTAGTAtgaattaagaaaacaaaaagtatgGCCACAAAATGTGCTGCCGTTGGGAAACAACGAAATCAAGTTGGCTAtaacacgaaagaaaaacagacgCGGGAGAATGGAAATCGCCCCGCGTCTAAATGAATGGTATGCGGCAATCATCCATTCGGTATGCGGctgctgtttttctttttgctgtttCTTATTCTAATTGTAGAGTGCAAATGATGGTGCGAAATCCACTGCCAAGAAAAAGAGGTTAAACGTATAATGCAACGCGACAGACCGAAATGGCCATTGTATGTGAAGAAAACGATGCTTTCGGCTAAGAAGAACCGGCCTTTTTTTGCCCGGCATGTCCAACCCACCGTCACTGTCCCGGCCAACCGACAGGCACCTCCTTCTCGTCTACGATGGTGGCTTTCCCGGCACCCGCAAAGCCGTCCAGCGGTCGTCAACTACAGTGGAGTTATGTGAGTGCCACCCACACTATACCCAGCCAAGTGTGAGGTGGCGAGAGGGGGGGAAAGAGAGAGGTGAGTTGGCTCACAGGGCGTGGTAAGTATATAAAGGGGGCTAGGTGGTCCCCAAAACTGATCAGAGATTGTTGGTATTCCGTCGCTACCACTGGCCATCAAATCCAGCGGTTCTTCTTTTAACAAGGAAATTCCAAAAAAGGGCAACATGCAGTTCAAATCATTCGTAAGTTTGATTGAAATCCTCGTTACTAATTTCCCAATCATTTCggatttgattttgttttgaaacccTTGTTTTCAGGCGCTGCTGATGTTCGCGGCAGTTCTGGTGATGGGTCAGGTAGATCAATCCCAACGTGACCGCCAACGCCAATTGGCTGCTAGTCGACGTACTAAACTGATCGAAGAATCACAGACCAATAGGGCGTCGTCCCCAGTCGCTCCGAAGCGTCGCATCGTCTCCCGCACTCGAGTAACTCCCGCACCGGCCCTGAGAGCTTCTCCAAGAACAACCGAAGCTCCGGCTACCACACCTGTTCCAGTGACGGAACCGGCTACGGAACCTTCGTTCGCTACCGTACCGACTTTTCCGGCCTTCACCGATGTGCCACAAGAGCCCGTTGTCCAGGAAATCCAAAGGCCTGTAGCTGCTCAGGAAGAAGTCATCCGAGGCGCTCTTCCGTCTCGTCCAGGATTCCGTCCAGTCCTTCGGCCATTCGTCGAAGAACAGAACGTAGAAGAGCCAATCGTTTTCCAGCCTCCTCCGTTCCGTCCAGCTGAGCCGATTGAAGCGCCCGTTGAAGAGCCACGAATTGCCGAGCCGGTGCAACAGGAAGTCCAGCAAGTCCGTCAGCGACCCGTTGAGCAAGTCCAGCAAAGCCGTCCTCGCCCGTTGGCTGGACCTACCCGCCAACGCGTCCAACCGACCGCCACGAGGCAAGAGCAACAGGTAGACTTTGAATTGCCCAGCCGCGCACCTGCCCTTAGCAAGCCTGC includes the following:
- the LOC116925785 gene encoding uncharacterized protein LOC116925785, which encodes MQFKSLALLIFAAGSVMGQLGISQLHHQHLFDASPPSSMAKYAHQLVRLNFPKQLGIELPSIELDLVKLARSQSTKKTVAAKVLGHFKGKHDFNDPNRMAKVLENETDKTGKDKTLGFQTSAGLNPFRIREHSPAQKKIKFREYSSVDENEETVPVMMEKNERGPQPQFPGESQQQQARAAVPATAGAEGDPSRSANYPIFYLVAASFCFFFSG